A segment of the Synechococcus sp. MEDNS5 genome:
CAGGTAACTGCGCCCCGGCCGCAGGCTGTCGCGGATGCGTTTCAGCAGCCGCGGTCGCTCCAGCAACTTGGCAGCCAGAGGGCGGGGGCTGGCGTCATCGGTATCGAACATCTGCAGGCGCTGGCGGGCATGGGAAATCGGCACCCCTTGCAGCAACTCCAAGACGGAATCCACCACCAGATCAGGCAGCAGCTTGCTGGTGACAAACACCATGCGCGCTCGCGGCTGCCGCAACCGGATGAGCTCGAACAGCTGACGTTCCTCGTAATGATGCGCCCCCTCCACCAGCGCCATCTGCTCCTGGCTCATATTGAGAGATGGCATCACCAGCACATCCCAGGGGTCACTCCCGGGTCCCACCTGAGCGATGTCTGGCTGCAGCTGGCGCTGCAGATCCTGAAAGGACAACGTCAACCCCACACCTCCACAGACCTGATCAATCTGATCCTTTAGCTCCTCATTTCATGATGGAACGGTGTCGGGGCCATGCCCATGGGAGCTAGCTCCAAATTCTCAGACTCACCATCCACCGCAACGTTCAGAGCGTTCGCAGAGAGAGCGGACTACTCGCTGCTGAACCAGTTGAAGGCGGATCCCCAGTCCACAGCGGACGGACGCGATCACCGACCCCGGCAGGTGCAGTCGGGCCACTACGTGCCGGTGCAGCCGACACCGCTCCCCGATCCCTCCTACGTCGCCCACAGTTCCGCCCTCTTCAATGAGCTTGGACTGAGTGAAGCGCTGGTTGATGACGATGCGTTTCGCAGGCTGTTTTCCGGAGATCACGCTGCGGCCGCCGATCCCATGCGTCCCTGGGGCTGGGCCACCGGTTATGCCCTGTCGATCTACGGCACCGAGTACATCCAGCAGTGTCCGTTCGGAACCGGCAACGGCTATGGCGACGGACGGGCCATCTCCGTCTTTGAGGGAGTGTTCAACGACCAGCGCTGGGAGATGCAACTCAAGGGCGGCGGACCGACGCCGTACTGCCGCGGCGCCGATGGCCGCGCCGTTCTGCGCTCAAGCGTGCGCGAATTCCTGGCCCAGGAGTTCATGCACGCCCTCGGTGTACCCACCTCCCGATCGCTGACGCTCTACGTCTCCCAATCCGAGACGGTGGCTAGGCCCTGGTACTCGGAGAACTCACGCTCCTTCGATCCGGACGTGATGGTGAGCAATGCCGCTGCGATCAGCACCCGCGTGGCCCCCTCCTTCCTGCGCGTGGGACAGATCGAACTGTTCGCCCGCCGTGCCCGCAGCAACGCCCACCCCGAAGCACGCCATGAGCTGCAGCTGATCGTGGAGCACCTGATCGAGAGAAACTACCGGCCTGACATTGATCCGGGCCTGCCCTTCCAGCAGCAGGTCATCGCATTGGCACGCCTCTTCCGCGAACGGCTCACATCGCTTGTCGCCCACTGGATGCGCGTCGGCTACTGCCAGGGCAACTTCAACAGCGACAACTGCGCCGGCGGCGGCTACACCCTCGATTACGGCCCCTTTGGATTCTGCGAACTGTTCGACCCGCGCTTCCAACCCTGGACCGGTGGCGGGACCCATTTCTGTTTCTTCAATCAGCCCGTGGCCGCAGAAACGAACTACAAGATGCTCTGGTCGTCCCTGCGCACGCTGCTGGATGGCGACACCCAGGCTCAGGAAGAGCTTGACGCGCTGCATGACGGTTTTGCCAGGGCGATGCAGGAGGACATGGAGGCGATGTGGAGCAGCAAGCTGGGCCTGACCACCTATGACGAAACCTTGGTGACGGAACTGTTGCAGCTGCTGGCAGCAACTGGAGCTGACTACTGCAAGGCCTTCCGCATCCTGTCGACGCTTCCCAGGGACGTCTCCGAGCTGGATCCCAGTTTCTATGTGCCCTGTCCTGACGAACTCGCCGGCCGATGGCAGGGCTGGCTGCGTTGCTGGCGCAGCAGCCTTGAAACCCAGGGTGACCTCCACCAGACGGCCGAGAGGATGCAGCGCATCAATCCAGCCATCACCTGGCGCGAATGGTTGATCGCTCCGGCCTATCAGCGAGCAGAGCTCGGAGACATGAGCCTCATCCATGAGCTGCAGGCGGTGTTCAGGGATCCGTACAGCTCACTACCAGCTGACCTGGCAAGCCATTACGACCAGCTGAGACCTCGAGAGCTCTTCAACGCCGGAGGGCTTTCGCACTACAGCTGCTCATCCTGAGAGTGTTTTGAGCCGTGCCGCCAAGGCATCGCGATCGTCTCCCGCCATCAACGCCAACAGCAACAGCACCCGCGCCTTCTGAGGACTGAGATCACCCGCGGGAAGCAAACCAAGCTTGGCGTGGTCCTCACAGCGGTGCACAGGTCCCATCCCGCAACGGTTGGCGCGGAGCATCAAGGGCCGGGGACCCTGCCACTGCACAAGGGCATCCCGCTCCACAAACGACAGCTGCCCAGCTCCAGTGCCTGTGAAGACCAGACCCTGCACCCCAGCAGAGAGCAACGCTGAAATCAGCGCCTCCGGAGGCTGCACGCATCCATGCAGGATCACCACCTGTGGCCAGTACGTCGGAAGCGCCAGTCCGGCGAAAGGCACCAGTCGATTTCGTTCCATTCCGGGCAGATGGACACCGAGATCATCCACCCAGCCCAGGGGACCTCGGCCTGAACTGTGAAAGGCACCCACCCCCTGGGTGGCACGTTTGCTGACCTGACGGGCACTGTGAATCTGTCCGTCCATCACCACCAGCACGCCGCGGCCACGAGCTTCTGCACTGACGGCCACCTGAACAGCCTGGTAAAGGTTGAGGGGGCCATCGGCGCTGAGAGCGGACGCAGGCCGCATGGCCCCCACCAACACCACAGGCCGGGGATCGTCGATCAGAAGTTGCAGTAGCCAGGCCGTCTCCTCCAGGGTGTTGGTGCCATGGGTGATCACCACGCCCGCGAGGCGAGGATCATCCGCCAGGGACTGCCGGATCCGTTCCACCAGAGAGCGCCAGTGGCTGAAACTGAGGTCGGCACTGTCCACATTCGCGATCTGCTCCACTCGGATCTCGGCGAGTGAGGCCAACTCCGGCAAGGCGTCCAGCAGACCCTCGGCATCGATCACCCCCGCGGCATAGCGATTCAGCTGAGTCGACTCAGGTGCTGTTCCGGCGATGGTGCCACCGGTGCCGAACAGGAGGAGCCGAGGAATGCTGGATACACTCACATGCGGTCCAGGGTGGGAATGCCCAGAAGGCCGAGGCCCGATTTGAGCGTGTCGGCGGTAAGCCGGCAGAGCGCCAACCGGGAGGGGAGGGCCTCCGCGTCAGCCTTGAGCACCGGCACCTGGTCGTAGAAGCGGTTGAACACCTGGCTGAGCTCGAACAGGTAGTTGCAGAGGCGGTTGGGCAAAAGCTCTTCCTCCACTTCGGCAATCACCGCATCGAACTTGAGCAGCTCCCGCACGAGGGCCCATTCCTGGGGCTCGCTGAACTGCAGCTGTGCCGTCGACACCTCCAGGTCACCGCCCTTGCGGGCAATGCCGGCGATGCGTACCACCGCATACAACAGGTAAGGAGCCGTATTGCCCTGCAACGCCAACATCCGGTCGAAGGAGAACTGGTAGTTGGTGATCCGGTTCTGGCTGAGGTCGGCATATTTCACTGCCGCCAGGCCCACGGTGGCGGCGACGTGGTGAATGAACTCCTCGGACTCGCTGCGCTCCTCCTCCTTCAGACGCGAGCGCAGGTCGACTTCGGCCCGCTCCACCGCTTCATCGAGCAGATCCCGCAACCGCACCGTGTCGCCGGAGCGGGTCTTGAGCTTCTTGCCGTCCTCCCCTTGCACCAGCCCGAAGGGCACATGCTCGAGGCGAGCGCCTTCCGGAATCCAACCGGCCCGCTGGGCCACCTGGAACACACCAGCGAAATGATTGGCCTGGCCGGCATCGGTCACATAAATCACCCGGCGGGCGTCATCCCCTTCCGGTGCGGCGCCAAAGCGGTAGCGAATCGCCGCCAGGTCAGTAGTGGCGTAATTGAAGCCGCCGTCGCTTTTACGCACGATCACCGGCAGGGGCTTGCCGTCTTTGCCCTGAACGCCCTCGAGGAAGACGCACTGAGCACCGTCGTCGGTGACCAGCAGCTCGGCGTCCTTCAGCCCATCAATCACCCCGGGCAGGAAGGGGTTGTAAAACGACTCGCCGCGCTCGTTGAGGCGAATGTCGAGCCTGTCGTAGATCTTCTGGAACTCGCGCCGCGACTGATCGCAGAGCAGGCCCCAGGCCTTAAGCGACACCGGATCACCCCCCTGCAGCTTCACCACCTCATCGCGGGAGGTGGTCTGGAACGCTTCGTCATCGTCGAAGCGCTTTTTGGCCTCGCGGTAGAAGGCCACCAGATCGCCCAGATCCACCGCATCGGCGGTCTCTAGCGCGTCCGGGGCGACCTGCTTGAGATGGGTAATCAGCATGCCGAACTGGGTTCCCCAGTCGCCCACATGGTTGAGGCGCAGCACGGGATGGCCGCGAAACTCCAGCACCCGCGCCAGGGAGTCGCCGATGATCGTGGAACGCAGATGCCCCACATGCATCTCCTTAGCGATGTTGGGACTGGAGAAGTCCACCACCACCGGGGCCGGCTGCTCCACCGCTGGTACACCGAGCCGTGGATCTCCCAGACGGCCAGCCACCTCCGCCGCCAATCGCTCCGGACGGACCGTGAGGTTGATGAACCCAGGGCCGGCAATCTGAGGTTCCAGGCAGAGAGCGCTGAAGTCGGGGTCGGCCTGGAGCTGCTCCACAATCGCCGTGGCGATTTGCCGCGGAGCCTGCTTCAGAGGTTTGGCCAGGGGCAAGGCTCCATTGGCCTGGAAATCACCGAACTCCGGCTTACTGGCTGGGGCCAGCTGGGGGTCGAGCGGTTGGGACGACTGTCGGGCGGCCGCTGCCTGCTCCGGAAACGCCCGGTCCATTGCCGCACGCAGCTGAAGATCCAGACAATGGGCGATGCGCAGCATGGAAGACGCGAGGGGCTTGGCAAGCCCTGATCATCCCGCGGCGCCGGCAAAGCGCATGCTCAGATCGAGCCAGCTGCTGCGGGTGACCGGCGCACTGGTGGAGATCAGATCGATGCCGGTGGCGGCATAGGCAGCAAGGGCATCCGGATGAATCCCCGAAGCCTCCAGCACCACAGGTGCAGCATGATCACGGCCGCGCGCTTGGTCCCGCAGTCTCGGCACCAGCGTCGCCAGCTCCTCCGGGCTGAACTCATCAAGCAGCACACCATCAGCTCCTGCCTGCACCGCGGCCATCGCCTCAGCCTCGGTTTCCGCTTCAACGATCACCCGGGCCGGCCAAGGCGCAGAGGCCCTCACCGCAGTGATTGCCGCCTCCACGCCACCGGCCCAGGCCAGGTGGTTCTCCTTGAGCATTGCGGCATCATCCAGGCCGAGCCGATGATTGATCCCGCCTCCGCAGCGCACGGCGTACTTCTCGAGCTGCCGCAGGCCAGGCGTTGTTTTACGGGTATCCGCGAGCCGCACACCGGTTCCATCCAGCCCAGCCACCAAGGCTGCCGTGGCCGTGGCGATGCCCGACAGCCGCATGGCCAGGTTCAGGGCCGTGCGCTCAACAGCAACCAGGGCCGTGGCCGCACCCTCCACCTCCAGCACACGCTTCCCTGACGCGACCCGCTCTCCTTCAGCCACCAGCAGCCGTACCTGGGCCAACGGATCAAGCGCACACACCAAGGGTTCGAGAAACACCCCACCGCAGAACTGTCCGTCTGCTTTGGCGATCCAATGAGCCGCTCCATGGCACCCCTGAAGTGCTGGAGCTGTGAGATCGCCGCGGCCGAGATCCTCCAGCAACCAGGCCTCCAGCTGCCGTTGGAGCTGGGGAGTGATCGGCAAGGGAACCACCATCAGAGCCAACTGGTCCCGGATGCTTCCAGAGCGGCAACGGACGGCCAGGCGCCCCAGCCAAACAGGAGCTGATTCAGGCGGTCAAGCAAGGCCGGCGTCTCCTTCAGCGCCTGGCGAGCAGCCCATTCAGCCTCCTGAACCTGGGCGTCAGGCAGGTCGAGCGCATCGAGGAGGCGCCGATAGGCCACACGCTCATCCGCATTGATGGCACTGGCATCCTCCTCACCCTGGCTGCTGCAGGCCATCTGAAAGGCCAGGGACACCATGGCCATGCGTTCGTCACTGCCTTGGAGCTGAGCCACCCAGGTTTCCACTTCCGTCTCCTGCTCAGCCTGCAACGCCACAAGCGCATCCTCCGGGTCCTCCAGCGGCAGCAGGCGAGCCGAGAGCTTGCTGAGCAGTGCCCGCTCCTCCGAAGCCACATCACCATCCACACTCGCCACCCAGCACAGCACTTTCAACTGGGCCCACTGCGAGGGCTTGAGAGCAGCCAGTGGATCAGTCATCGAAAACGCCAAAGGGGAAGGCCTCCATTCTGGGAGCACCTTGGTCGATCAGTCCCGGTGCAATGGCAATGCACTCCTTACTGAAAGGCACCCTCGCCTCGCTGGACCAAGCTGAGCATGCACTCGTGAAGGGCTCGTGATGGCTGGATTCCCGCTGCGCCTTTTCGGTAGCTGGCGGCCCGGCGACCTGGATGGCTTTCTCGCTCTGGGGCTCGACAACCTGATTCAGATCCTTCTGATCCTCGGGCTGTGCAGGACGGTGCTCGGTTATCCCGACAGCCTTCTTTTCGCTGTGATCCTGCCTGCGACAGGAATCAGCCTGCTGGTAGGCAATCTGGCTTACGCCAATCAGGCCCTTCAACTGGCCCGGCGAGAGCAGCGGGACGATTGCACGGCCCTGCCTTACGGCATCAACACCATCAGCCTGCTGGCCTACGTTTTTCTAGTGATGTTGCCCGTGAAGCTGGCTGCTCTCGGGAGTGGACTGAGCGAGACCGAAGCCATCACGCGCTCCTGGCAGGCAGGAGTGATGGCCTGCCTTGGATCCGGCCTGATCGAAGTTGCAGGAGCTTTCACGGTGACCCGCCTGCAGCGCTGGCTTCCTCGAGCGGCGCTGCTCTCCACTCTGGCGGGCATTGCGCTGGGCTTTCTCGTGTTGGCCTTTTTTCTGCGCACGTATTCCTTCCCATTGATCGGGCTGAGCAGCCTGGCAGTGATTCTCGTGGGCTATTTCGGCAGGGTTCGTTGGCCCCTACCCACGGGCCTGAGTGCCGTTCTGATCGGAGCGATGCTGGCGTGGGCAAGCGGCAGGATCCAGCTCGATCATGAGGCGGTCAGGACTGCCTTTGCTGCGGTAGGCCTTCACTTACCCACCCTTCAGCTCAGCACGCTCTGGCAGGGGCGTGGCGAGCTGATTCCCTGGCTTGGAATCATCCTGCCGATGGGGCTATTCAATGTGATCGGCTCCCTTCAGAATCTTGAAAGTGCGGCGGCGGCAGGGGATCGCTATCCCGCCAGGCCCGCCTTGCTGATTGACGGAATCGGAACCCTTGTCGCGGCCGTTTTGGGATCCTGTTTCCCCACCACGATCTACATCGGCCACCCCGCTTGGAAAGCCCTCGGTGCCCGGTCGGGATATTCGGTGCTGAATGGCCTGGTGATGGCCTCAGGCTGCCTGCTGGGTCTGTTTGGCCTCATGGCGGAAGTGATCCCCATCGAAGCGGGTATGGCGATTGTTTTGTATGTGGGTCTCGCCGTCAGCGCTCAGGCCTTCCAGGCCACTCCCCTGCGCCACGCGCCTGCGGTGGTGTTGGGCCTACTCCCTGGCCTTGCCGGCTGGGGAGCACACCTGTTGAAAGCTGGATTACGCGCCGGTGGTGCAGGCACAGCTGAACAACCGTTTGGCCCAGACCTCGTCAAGACCCTGGCCGGGGCTGATGTCTGGGCCGATGGACTCTTTGCACTGGAGCAAGGTCAGATCATCACCGCCATGCTCCTGGCCGCAATGCTCGTGAACGTCATCGAACAACGATTCCTCGCAGCAGCAGCCATGAGCGCTCTTGCATCCCTCCTTGCCTGGTTCGGAGTCATCCATGCCTGGACTTTCAGCGTGTCCGACACCACGCTCAATCTCGGTTGGGGCACGGGACAACCATGGGCAATCGGCTATGGAGCGGTCACCCTGGTGATGCTGATCGCCCACTGGCTCCCGAAACAGACTGAGGCGTGATGACGCTTTTTCCCAAACGCTGCCATGACCATCCGCGCCGTGCTCAGGCTTGGCCACCCGGCCCTGCGCCAACGAGCCCGTGAAATCCAGGGTGAGGTGTTCGGAACCCAGCGGCTGCAAACACTGATCGACGACCTCCTCGAAACGAAAGCAGCCCGTTCCGGCGCCGGGCTGGCTGCTCCGCAGATCGATGAGCCCTGGCGGGTGGTGGTGGTGGGCATGGGGGCCAACCCCCGTTACCCCCAGGCACCGCCAGTGCCGGAGCGGGTGCTGATCAACCCCGAGATCACACCGCTGAGCAACGCAACCACCGCCGGTTGGGAAGGCTGCCTCAGTGTGCCAGGGCTGCGCGGCGAGGTGGAGCGCTGGCAGCGGATCCGCCTCGCCTGGCGCGATTCGAACGGTTGCTCTCATCAGGAAGAGCTGGAAGGATTCCATGCCCGTGTGGTGCAACACGAATGCGACCACCTCGATGGCGTGCTGTTCCCGGATCGGTTGCGCGATCCCACGGCCTTTGGATTTGAAGCCGAGCTGCTGTCGGACGGACGGATCCCCTGAGGGGGGTCACTTGCCGATACAGAAACGGGAGAAGATCCGATCGAGCACCGATTCGGTGAGCTCCTCCCCAGTGATTTCACCGAGGCTATGGATCGCCTGACGTAGATCGATCGTCCAGAAGTCCCAGGGCAAGCCGTCGGCCGCCACCTGCGCACTGCGGGCCAGGGCATCGGCTGCCTGCTGAGCCAGATCACCCTGGCGCTGGTTCAGGGACAGCAGCAGGGAGCCGTCTGTGAGGGCTCCACAACGCTCCAACATGGCTTGCACCAGCTCAGCCTCCCCAGCTCCGGTGCTGGCACTGAGACGGATATCGACAGCAGAGCCGTTGGGCCGCGCGAGGGCATCCGTGCCAGCAAGATCCAGCTTATTGCCCACCAGCAGATAGGGCACCGCGGCGGGGATGCGTTGCCGAAGGGCTTCATCATCAGGCGTCCAGCCCACGCTCAGATCAAAGAGGAGCAGCACCAGATCAGCACTGACCAGGGCGTCGTGACTGCGGGCAATGCCGAGCCGCTCCACCGCATCGCTCGTCGCCCGGATGCCAGCGGTATCGAGCAGGGTGATCGGCACCCCCTCCAGCACGATCTCGCTCTCCAACAGATCACGGGTAGTGCCGGGCAGGTCCGTCACGATCGCCCGCTCCCGACGGCTGAGCCGATTGAGCAAGGAGCTCTTGCCCACATTCGGACGTCCCACCAAGGCCACTCTCAGCCCATTGCGCAGAGCGGCACCAACCTGACCGTCCTCCACCAGCTGCAACAGCTCGCCACGCACCATCTGCAACTCCTCGAGCAGGTCCGCTCCATCCAGCGGTGGCAGGTCCTCCTCGAAATCCACCCGGGCCTCCAACTCGCTGAGCTGATCCAGCAGGCGTTCACGCAGGACCGTGATCCGTTTCTGAATTCCCCCATCCACGCCGGCCATCGCCAGCTGAGCAGCACGCTGACTGCGCGCCGCCACCAGATCACTGATGGCCTCCGCACGGGTGAGATCAAGGCGACCGTTGAGCACAGCCCGCTGGCTGAACTCTCCCGGAAGCGCGCGACGCACCCCGGGCTGTTCAAGCACCCTTGCCAGCACCCGTTGCACGGCGATCACCCCGCCGTGGCAGTGAATCTCCACCACGTCCTCCCCTGTGAAACTGCGCGGCGCCAGCATCAACAGCACCAGCACTTCATCAATCCGCTCACCGCTTGCCGCCGCCAACACATGGCCGTAAAGCACCTGATGGCTCTCCCAGGACTGGTGGCCAGGAATGCGCGTGACGGACTGCACTGCGGCCTGAGCCTGGGGACCGGAAAGTCGAATCACGGCGATCCCCCCCTGTCCAGGAGCCACCGCGGTGGCCACCGCGGCAATCGTCTGCGCGTCTCGGTTGATCTCCTGCATCGAGCGGCTCACCAGCCCTTGCTCTCCTTCCTACGATTACACCCTTCAAGGCGGTGAAGGGACCGCAGTCGACTCCCATGGGCCGAATGCTGACGGAGGCACGCCAACGCGTGCAAGACGCGCTGCAGTGGCTGTGGCAACAGGAGGGCACACCCGGCCAACGCGCCCGTGGACTGGCTGCAGGGATCTTCTGCGGCTGCTTTCCGATCTTTGGCTTCCAAACACTTCTGGGTATTGCCCTGGCCAGTGTGGTGCGCGGCAATCACCTTCTGGCCGCAGCCGGGACCTGGATCAGCAATCCCTTCACCTACGTGCCCCTTTACTGGTTCAACTTCAGAGTGGGATCGCTGGTGCTGGGTCCGGGACGGCCCTGGCCAGGGTTCGACGCGGTGCGCCAGGAGGGCTTCAGCGACGTGGGTTGGAGCGTTCTGACCCGTCTGGCACTGGGCTCGACCATCACAGGTGCTGTCTGTGCCGCACTGGGCTGGTGGTTGAGCCTGCGCTGGCTGCAGCGCGCCGGGTCATGAACATCAGCGCCATGCTGCCGGCGGCCCTGATCGCCTCAACGCTGGCCCCCCAACCGCTCAAACGACTCAGCTCTGGCCAGTACGGGCAATGTCGAGCACGTCCGCCATCGAGCGAATTTGATCCATGGTGCGCTGCAACAGATCGGCTCCAGCCAGCTCTACACGCAGATCGATGCGGGCCGGTTTGCCGTAGGCCGTTTTAACTCGGGCATCGCTGACGTTGATCGATCCATCTGAAAGACGCATCAGGATGTCTTTGAGAATGCCCACCCTGTCGATCACCTCGATTCGCAACTGCACAGGAAAGCGCTGACCATTGCGGTCGTTCGCCGGATTCCAACGCACCGGCAGACGTCGTTCACTTGGAATCGCCTCCACATTCGCGCACTCTTGCCTGTGAATGGTGATGCCATGGTTGCCGAGTGCCACCGTGCCCACAATCGCCTCACCGGGGAGCGGGCTGCAGCAACCGCCGAGGCGATAGTCAAGCCGTTCCACGCCGAGTATCGGCATGACGCCGGCATGGTCTTGCCGAGCCGGCGTTGATTCAGCTTGTTCCACCAGCTTTCGAGCCACATCCTCATTGCTGAGGGGTTGGGCCTCTGCCTCCGATTGCAGGCGAATTTCTTCCCGCAGCCGATTGAGCACTTGATGGAGAGTAACTGCACCGAAACCGAGGGCAGCCAGGAGATCGTCGGTGCAATGCAGATTGCAACGCTCAGCGACACGCGTCATCGCTTCGCTGTTGAGCAATGCATCAAAACCGTTGCGCCCCAACTCCCGCTCCAGCAGCTCCTTGCCGCGCTGAATCGTTTCATCGCGATGGCTGCGCTTGTACCACTGGCGGATGCGATTCCGAGCCGTTGGCGTGGCCACGAAGTTGAGCCAATCGAGGCTGGGGTGGGCGGTTTTGCTGGTGAGGATGTTGATGAAGTCGCCGTTCTGCAGTGGTGTGGAAAGCGGGCAGAGGCGATCGTTGATCCTCACGCCATGGCAGTGATTACCCACCTCGGAATGAATGCGATACGCAAAATCCACAGCTGTTGACCCCTTGCGCAAACCGAGCACATCACCCTTGGGGGTGAACACGAACACCTCCTCATCGAAGAGATCTTCCTTGATGGAAGCGAGATAGTCGTTGTGATCATCAGAACCTCCCTCCTGCTGCCAGTCGACCAGTTGCCTCAGCCAGTTGAAGCGTTCGGTGTCGCCCCCTGCGGCAGGTGAGCCTCCCTCCTTGTATTTCCA
Coding sequences within it:
- a CDS encoding protein adenylyltransferase SelO family protein; protein product: MPMGASSKFSDSPSTATFRAFAERADYSLLNQLKADPQSTADGRDHRPRQVQSGHYVPVQPTPLPDPSYVAHSSALFNELGLSEALVDDDAFRRLFSGDHAAAADPMRPWGWATGYALSIYGTEYIQQCPFGTGNGYGDGRAISVFEGVFNDQRWEMQLKGGGPTPYCRGADGRAVLRSSVREFLAQEFMHALGVPTSRSLTLYVSQSETVARPWYSENSRSFDPDVMVSNAAAISTRVAPSFLRVGQIELFARRARSNAHPEARHELQLIVEHLIERNYRPDIDPGLPFQQQVIALARLFRERLTSLVAHWMRVGYCQGNFNSDNCAGGGYTLDYGPFGFCELFDPRFQPWTGGGTHFCFFNQPVAAETNYKMLWSSLRTLLDGDTQAQEELDALHDGFARAMQEDMEAMWSSKLGLTTYDETLVTELLQLLAATGADYCKAFRILSTLPRDVSELDPSFYVPCPDELAGRWQGWLRCWRSSLETQGDLHQTAERMQRINPAITWREWLIAPAYQRAELGDMSLIHELQAVFRDPYSSLPADLASHYDQLRPRELFNAGGLSHYSCSS
- a CDS encoding asparaginase, encoding MSVSSIPRLLLFGTGGTIAGTAPESTQLNRYAAGVIDAEGLLDALPELASLAEIRVEQIANVDSADLSFSHWRSLVERIRQSLADDPRLAGVVITHGTNTLEETAWLLQLLIDDPRPVVLVGAMRPASALSADGPLNLYQAVQVAVSAEARGRGVLVVMDGQIHSARQVSKRATQGVGAFHSSGRGPLGWVDDLGVHLPGMERNRLVPFAGLALPTYWPQVVILHGCVQPPEALISALLSAGVQGLVFTGTGAGQLSFVERDALVQWQGPRPLMLRANRCGMGPVHRCEDHAKLGLLPAGDLSPQKARVLLLLALMAGDDRDALAARLKTLSG
- the argS gene encoding arginine--tRNA ligase, which gives rise to MLRIAHCLDLQLRAAMDRAFPEQAAAARQSSQPLDPQLAPASKPEFGDFQANGALPLAKPLKQAPRQIATAIVEQLQADPDFSALCLEPQIAGPGFINLTVRPERLAAEVAGRLGDPRLGVPAVEQPAPVVVDFSSPNIAKEMHVGHLRSTIIGDSLARVLEFRGHPVLRLNHVGDWGTQFGMLITHLKQVAPDALETADAVDLGDLVAFYREAKKRFDDDEAFQTTSRDEVVKLQGGDPVSLKAWGLLCDQSRREFQKIYDRLDIRLNERGESFYNPFLPGVIDGLKDAELLVTDDGAQCVFLEGVQGKDGKPLPVIVRKSDGGFNYATTDLAAIRYRFGAAPEGDDARRVIYVTDAGQANHFAGVFQVAQRAGWIPEGARLEHVPFGLVQGEDGKKLKTRSGDTVRLRDLLDEAVERAEVDLRSRLKEEERSESEEFIHHVAATVGLAAVKYADLSQNRITNYQFSFDRMLALQGNTAPYLLYAVVRIAGIARKGGDLEVSTAQLQFSEPQEWALVRELLKFDAVIAEVEEELLPNRLCNYLFELSQVFNRFYDQVPVLKADAEALPSRLALCRLTADTLKSGLGLLGIPTLDRM
- the nadC gene encoding carboxylating nicotinate-nucleotide diphosphorylase, whose product is MVVPLPITPQLQRQLEAWLLEDLGRGDLTAPALQGCHGAAHWIAKADGQFCGGVFLEPLVCALDPLAQVRLLVAEGERVASGKRVLEVEGAATALVAVERTALNLAMRLSGIATATAALVAGLDGTGVRLADTRKTTPGLRQLEKYAVRCGGGINHRLGLDDAAMLKENHLAWAGGVEAAITAVRASAPWPARVIVEAETEAEAMAAVQAGADGVLLDEFSPEELATLVPRLRDQARGRDHAAPVVLEASGIHPDALAAYAATGIDLISTSAPVTRSSWLDLSMRFAGAAG
- a CDS encoding NCS2 family permease, yielding MAGFPLRLFGSWRPGDLDGFLALGLDNLIQILLILGLCRTVLGYPDSLLFAVILPATGISLLVGNLAYANQALQLARREQRDDCTALPYGINTISLLAYVFLVMLPVKLAALGSGLSETEAITRSWQAGVMACLGSGLIEVAGAFTVTRLQRWLPRAALLSTLAGIALGFLVLAFFLRTYSFPLIGLSSLAVILVGYFGRVRWPLPTGLSAVLIGAMLAWASGRIQLDHEAVRTAFAAVGLHLPTLQLSTLWQGRGELIPWLGIILPMGLFNVIGSLQNLESAAAAGDRYPARPALLIDGIGTLVAAVLGSCFPTTIYIGHPAWKALGARSGYSVLNGLVMASGCLLGLFGLMAEVIPIEAGMAIVLYVGLAVSAQAFQATPLRHAPAVVLGLLPGLAGWGAHLLKAGLRAGGAGTAEQPFGPDLVKTLAGADVWADGLFALEQGQIITAMLLAAMLVNVIEQRFLAAAAMSALASLLAWFGVIHAWTFSVSDTTLNLGWGTGQPWAIGYGAVTLVMLIAHWLPKQTEA
- the def gene encoding peptide deformylase — its product is MTIRAVLRLGHPALRQRAREIQGEVFGTQRLQTLIDDLLETKAARSGAGLAAPQIDEPWRVVVVGMGANPRYPQAPPVPERVLINPEITPLSNATTAGWEGCLSVPGLRGEVERWQRIRLAWRDSNGCSHQEELEGFHARVVQHECDHLDGVLFPDRLRDPTAFGFEAELLSDGRIP
- the mnmE gene encoding tRNA uridine-5-carboxymethylaminomethyl(34) synthesis GTPase MnmE, producing the protein MQEINRDAQTIAAVATAVAPGQGGIAVIRLSGPQAQAAVQSVTRIPGHQSWESHQVLYGHVLAAASGERIDEVLVLLMLAPRSFTGEDVVEIHCHGGVIAVQRVLARVLEQPGVRRALPGEFSQRAVLNGRLDLTRAEAISDLVAARSQRAAQLAMAGVDGGIQKRITVLRERLLDQLSELEARVDFEEDLPPLDGADLLEELQMVRGELLQLVEDGQVGAALRNGLRVALVGRPNVGKSSLLNRLSRRERAIVTDLPGTTRDLLESEIVLEGVPITLLDTAGIRATSDAVERLGIARSHDALVSADLVLLLFDLSVGWTPDDEALRQRIPAAVPYLLVGNKLDLAGTDALARPNGSAVDIRLSASTGAGEAELVQAMLERCGALTDGSLLLSLNQRQGDLAQQAADALARSAQVAADGLPWDFWTIDLRQAIHSLGEITGEELTESVLDRIFSRFCIGK
- a CDS encoding DUF2062 domain-containing protein; this encodes MGRMLTEARQRVQDALQWLWQQEGTPGQRARGLAAGIFCGCFPIFGFQTLLGIALASVVRGNHLLAAAGTWISNPFTYVPLYWFNFRVGSLVLGPGRPWPGFDAVRQEGFSDVGWSVLTRLALGSTITGAVCAALGWWLSLRWLQRAGS